Proteins from a genomic interval of Bradyrhizobium sp. G127:
- a CDS encoding alpha/beta hydrolase, with amino-acid sequence MSSSFRDVFCQSADGLKLHAKVVGPDDSTALPVLCLPGLTRTADDFDDIASAIATDTKAPRKVVAVDYRGRGLSDYDPDPAKYTVPVELVDVLTIAASLGISRAILLGTSRGGLISMALAAAQPQLLAGVVLNDIGPALEIGGLMKIKGYIANPPPRQTWDEAARGLKELFGTVFPSLTDAEWMAWARRAFREKAEGGLERTYDLKLAHTLDGLDPANPLPQVWELFDKLASVPLMLIHGGLSDLLSPQGVRDMVARRSDIDLVEVADQGHAPLLADRPTIERIVAFCARCDGAKI; translated from the coding sequence ATGTCCAGCTCGTTTCGTGACGTCTTCTGTCAGTCGGCCGACGGGCTGAAACTTCATGCAAAGGTCGTCGGCCCCGATGACAGCACCGCGCTGCCGGTGCTGTGCCTGCCCGGCCTGACGCGGACCGCCGACGATTTCGATGACATCGCCAGCGCCATTGCCACGGACACCAAAGCACCCCGCAAGGTGGTGGCTGTCGATTATCGCGGCCGCGGCCTGTCGGACTACGATCCGGATCCCGCCAAATACACGGTCCCCGTCGAACTGGTCGATGTCCTTACCATCGCCGCTTCGCTGGGTATTTCACGCGCGATTCTGCTCGGCACCTCGCGCGGCGGCCTGATTTCGATGGCGCTGGCGGCGGCGCAGCCTCAGTTGCTGGCCGGTGTGGTTCTGAACGACATCGGCCCTGCGCTTGAGATCGGCGGCCTGATGAAGATCAAGGGCTATATCGCCAATCCGCCGCCCCGGCAGACATGGGACGAGGCAGCCCGCGGGCTGAAGGAGCTGTTCGGCACCGTTTTTCCTTCGCTTACCGATGCGGAATGGATGGCGTGGGCCCGACGGGCGTTCCGGGAAAAGGCCGAAGGCGGATTGGAACGGACCTACGATCTGAAACTCGCGCATACGCTGGATGGCCTCGACCCCGCCAATCCGCTGCCACAGGTGTGGGAGTTGTTCGACAAGCTGGCCAGCGTGCCGCTGATGCTGATCCATGGCGGCCTCTCCGACCTGCTGTCCCCGCAGGGCGTGCGGGACATGGTCGCGCGACGCAGCGACATCGACCTGGTGGAAGTGGCCGATCAGGGTCACGCGCCCCTGCTGGCGGACAGGCCTACGATAGAGCGTATCGTCGCGTTCTGCGCGCGGTGCGATGGGGCGAAGATCTAA
- a CDS encoding porin, which yields MSKIKSLILGSAAVIAASAGAQAADLPVKAKAVQYVKICSLYGAGFYYIPGTDTCIKLGGYVQADANFNGGNYGKPAWQVVATDVNGAHSRDADFFTTRTRTQLNIDTRTATEYGVVRTFWSSNFQHSTGEGPSSGVLTMDYGFVQFAGFTFGKAVSVFQTPWGAYGGNQNNSFTLGAYDDATGVTQAAYTWQFGNGVSASVAVEDARGIFRGPLINGSAAPTAANLYTGVYASASGGNTAPDITGNIKIDQAAFTAQLSAAAHNIHSTYYGANETTGHPSDAWGFAIQGGLQLKNLPTGPGDKLSISGIYTDGAIKYVISGVTGTSFASYGGGEGGLGYNTFAAFPVADGVFATGGSIEKTKAWGFQGAFVHNWTPNWETSVFGSYTNVDFNTNASAILCAAPAAGTTRSVGATCNPDYNIWQIGSRTAWTPVQNLTFSAEVMYTTLDQNNTGTLTSTTAPTTFKPAGTYEYKDQGIVSGNIRVRRTW from the coding sequence ATGAGCAAGATTAAGAGCCTTATCCTCGGATCGGCTGCGGTTATCGCAGCATCCGCTGGAGCACAGGCAGCTGATCTTCCGGTGAAGGCGAAAGCCGTTCAGTACGTGAAGATCTGCTCCCTTTATGGCGCCGGTTTCTATTATATCCCCGGTACCGACACCTGCATCAAGCTGGGCGGCTACGTTCAGGCTGACGCGAACTTCAACGGCGGCAACTACGGCAAGCCGGCGTGGCAGGTTGTTGCAACGGACGTCAACGGTGCGCACAGCCGTGATGCTGACTTCTTCACCACTCGTACGCGTACCCAGCTGAACATCGACACCCGCACCGCCACTGAATACGGCGTTGTCCGTACCTTCTGGTCGAGCAACTTCCAGCACTCCACCGGTGAAGGTCCGTCGAGCGGCGTTCTCACCATGGACTATGGCTTCGTTCAGTTCGCCGGCTTCACCTTCGGTAAGGCGGTCTCGGTGTTCCAGACGCCATGGGGTGCCTACGGCGGCAACCAGAACAACTCGTTCACCCTCGGTGCTTACGATGACGCGACTGGCGTTACTCAGGCTGCCTACACTTGGCAGTTCGGTAACGGCGTTTCGGCGTCGGTCGCGGTCGAAGACGCACGCGGTATCTTCCGCGGCCCGTTGATCAACGGCAGCGCGGCTCCAACCGCTGCTAACCTCTACACGGGGGTGTATGCTAGCGCCTCCGGCGGCAACACCGCTCCGGACATTACGGGCAACATCAAGATCGACCAGGCTGCGTTCACCGCTCAGCTGTCGGCTGCTGCTCATAACATCCACTCCACCTATTATGGCGCGAACGAGACCACCGGACATCCGAGCGATGCCTGGGGCTTCGCCATCCAGGGCGGTCTTCAGTTGAAGAACCTGCCGACCGGACCTGGCGATAAGCTGTCCATCAGCGGTATCTACACCGACGGCGCGATCAAGTACGTGATCAGCGGCGTTACCGGAACCTCGTTCGCTTCCTACGGTGGCGGTGAAGGCGGGCTCGGATACAACACGTTCGCGGCCTTCCCGGTTGCAGACGGCGTTTTCGCGACTGGCGGATCGATCGAGAAGACGAAGGCCTGGGGCTTCCAGGGCGCTTTCGTTCATAACTGGACCCCGAATTGGGAAACCAGCGTGTTCGGCAGCTACACCAACGTCGACTTCAACACCAATGCGTCGGCGATCCTCTGCGCCGCTCCTGCTGCTGGTACTACCCGCAGCGTCGGTGCTACTTGCAACCCAGATTACAACATCTGGCAGATCGGCAGCCGCACGGCCTGGACTCCTGTCCAGAACCTGACGTTCAGTGCCGAAGTCATGTACACCACGCTCGACCAGAACAACACGGGCACACTGACCTCGACGACTGCGCCGACTACCTTCAAGCCGGCTGGTACTTACGAGTACAAGGATCAGGGCATCGTCTCTGGCAACATCCGCGTGCGCCGCACCTGGTAA